Genomic DNA from bacterium:
GTCAGCACTGCGTATTTCCTTGAGGTAATAAAAGCGATGGCGCGTGCCGAAATTGGCGAACGTGGCATAGGCGCCGGCCAAGTCAAACGGAGAGAGGTCGGCGGCGCCCAGTGCCAAGGACAGGTTTTCAGGCAGTTCGCTCTGAATGCCCAAACGATGAGCGGCCTTGACCACCACCGGCGGGGTGACCTGTTGCATGAGCTTGATCGTGATGACATTGATGGATTGAGCCAGCGCCTGTTTGAGAATCAGAGGCCCGCGAAAACGGTGATCGAAATTGTCCGGCGACCAAATTTTCCCGCCCACGGGTATGGCCAACTCTTCATCGATATACACATCAGCCGGCGATACCTGCGGATTTTCCAACGCGGCAAAATAGACAAACGGCTTGAAAGCGGAACCGGGGTGACGCTTGGCATCCATGACGCGGTTCAGCGGCGCCCGGCGAAAGTCCCGGCCGCCGACCAGCGCTTTCACGGTTCCTCGATGGGGATCCAGACAAATCAACGCCGCCTGCGGATAATCGCCCTTTTGATCCCAGCGAGCCTCCTGATACGGAGGCAAACCGAGCCATTCATCGACCTGGGCCAGTCCTTCAGCCACTGCTCGGCTGGCCTCATACTGGAAGCGGCTGTCCAGCGTTGTATAGATGCGCAGGCCGCCATAGTTGACGGCGTCGGCGCCGAATTTTTTCTGTGCATCATCCTTCACCAAGCGGACAAAATACTCGGCGTTGCCCTGCAACGGATTAATTCTGGAGAAAACCAGCACAGCGCGTTGCGCCTCCTCCATCTGCTGACGAGAGATGTCTCCGTTCTGCACCATTCGGGAGAGAACGAAACTCTGCCGTTCCCGGGCGACTTTTTCACTGCTAAACGGATTATAGCGCGCCGGCCACCGGGGAATGCCCGCCAGCAGCGAAGCCTCTGCCAGGGACAAATCCGCAGCATGCTTGGCGAAATAGGTTTGGCTGGCCAGTTCTACGCCGTAGACGCCGGAACCGAAATCGATCTGGTTGACATAGGCCTCCAGGATCTTGTCTTTGCTGAATTGCTGTTCAATCTGCAGGGCCACCAGCCCTTCCTGGATCTTGCGAAGCCACGTTCGATCAAAGCCGAAAAAAAGATTCTTGGCCAGCTGTTGAGTGATGGTACTGCCGCCCTGCCGCACTGTTCCATGCAGCAGGTTATGGAGGATGGCACGGACAAAACCTTTTTTGCTGAAGCCATGATGCCGGTAAAATCCGGCGTCCTCCAACGCCACCGTCGCCTGCAGAAACACCGATGCCACCCGATGCAGGGGAACCACCTCGCGATTGGCCAGCGTCTTGACGAGGCCGCCGTCCTCGCCATAAATCACCGTGGGATTGTTTAGAGCGATTTGGTTCAAATCCTCCGGCAGCTGCGGCAGCGACAGGGTCATCGTCAGTCCGATCAGCAGGATCAGGGGCGCTAGCACCGCCAACGCGATTTTAACGCCCCGGCTCATGGCGCTGTTTCCTTACGCGGAAGCGGCAACGGCCTTGCGCCGCGGCGAAGAACGTTGATCTCCTGGATCAAGTAACCGATCGCCAGCTCGCTGGCCTGAAAGGTATAGACCACCGGCGACTGCTCTTCGCGAACCTCGCATGCCAGCGCCACTGATCCATTGCGCAGGTGAGCATCGATGGCCACCATCAACCACTCTTCGGGTTTTTTCTCCATAAAAGCAGGATCATTGATCAGCTGCAGCTGCAGCCGTCTCGGCAACCGCTGGTAGGCGGCAAGAAAATGGGCCGGATCGACCAGCCGGCCGTTGTAGCGGTCATCCTGCTGCAACTGCGAGACCGCGACCGGCTCCGTCTCCTGCGGCGAAGGCGGAGCGATCGGCTGGGTTGCCGCCAACGGCTGATCGTTGCTGTCGTTAAAGATCAAGGTCATCTGTCCGTCGCTGCTGATCAGACTGGTGCTCTGCCAGGCGGAGGAACGCATCAGCTCAGCCAGCACGTCCGCATCCACCAGCCGGCGCGCCTCTGAATCCGGCAGAGCCTGATACAGCGTGAGAAAATCCTCCCGTGGCAGCAGGACACGATTTTTATAATGGAGATAAGCGGCAAGCTCGTCGAGGGAGTTCAGCGGATCGGAGCGGAAGGGGTGGTTGGACAATGAATCCACGATGGAAATGACTTGCTGTTGGCCGGCCAGATCTTTCTCCTCCTCCAGCCAGAGCCGGCCGGTTTTCGGACGCAGCGCGTTGGTGCCTTTCATCACTCGTCCGACAAGGATTTCAGCCACATCGAACAGCGCTTCAACCGCCACTAGGACTGCAAGGCAGATCCAGACCCACTTGTACGTCACGATCCATTTTTTCAGTTTTTCTTTGATCATCTCAAATCTTGAAAGGCATTGGCGTAAAAGAGAGCACAAACAGAATCATCACCATAACGCCCAACAGCTTGCGCCGTTTGTCCAACGGCGTCCAATCGTCCCAGGGTGAGGGATGACGGCGGCCGAGCAGAATCAACAGCACCACCAGCAGAGCCCATCCGGTGTAGAAAAAGGTCAACACCACCATGGCGGCGATGAAAATCATGGTGACGATGCGGCTTCTGGGGCCAAGCATGGCGTAGACGATGTGTCCGCCGTCCAGCTGGCCGATGGGAAGCAGATTGAGCGCGGTGACAAAAAGGCCAGCCCACCCCGCGTAAGCGACTGGATGCAGCATGACGTCATATCCCTCAGGGACCGGACCGACGGTAACAAGCGTGATCGCCTTGAACAGAACCGACTCCCCCAAGGTCATGCCGCTGTCAGGGAGAGAGGGGACCGGGACGATCGTAGACCATTCGAGACCGAGAAAAACAACCGGCAGCGTGACCGCCAGCCCGGCCAGCGGACCGGCGGCGCCGATGTCAAAAAGCGCTCGGCGGCTGGGGATCACGCCCTTCATCTGAATGACTGCACCCATGGTACCGAACGGATTGGCCAAGGGAAAGGG
This window encodes:
- a CDS encoding site-2 protease family protein, with the translated sequence MEQQRKDYDRPQPYTGEDTVTSTPRKRRWFPFRGLPSDRPVVNIVLFLATLLSTYVTNGLSYSAAILSILLAHEMGHYLMCRRYGVPATLPFFIPFPLANPFGTMGAVIQMKGVIPSRRALFDIGAAGPLAGLAVTLPVVFLGLEWSTIVPVPSLPDSGMTLGESVLFKAITLVTVGPVPEGYDVMLHPVAYAGWAGLFVTALNLLPIGQLDGGHIVYAMLGPRSRIVTMIFIAAMVVLTFFYTGWALLVVLLILLGRRHPSPWDDWTPLDKRRKLLGVMVMILFVLSFTPMPFKI
- a CDS encoding PBP1A family penicillin-binding protein, giving the protein MSRGVKIALAVLAPLILLIGLTMTLSLPQLPEDLNQIALNNPTVIYGEDGGLVKTLANREVVPLHRVASVFLQATVALEDAGFYRHHGFSKKGFVRAILHNLLHGTVRQGGSTITQQLAKNLFFGFDRTWLRKIQEGLVALQIEQQFSKDKILEAYVNQIDFGSGVYGVELASQTYFAKHAADLSLAEASLLAGIPRWPARYNPFSSEKVARERQSFVLSRMVQNGDISRQQMEEAQRAVLVFSRINPLQGNAEYFVRLVKDDAQKKFGADAVNYGGLRIYTTLDSRFQYEASRAVAEGLAQVDEWLGLPPYQEARWDQKGDYPQAALICLDPHRGTVKALVGGRDFRRAPLNRVMDAKRHPGSAFKPFVYFAALENPQVSPADVYIDEELAIPVGGKIWSPDNFDHRFRGPLILKQALAQSINVITIKLMQQVTPPVVVKAAHRLGIQSELPENLSLALGAADLSPFDLAGAYATFANFGTRHRFYYLKEIRSADNELLQETIPKSQCVADSQTCYLLIDMLSAVIQRGTAASVRRMGFTRPAAGKTGTSSDFRDAWFIGFTPELVAAVWVGFDDNRPLRATNKTGLTGDRAAAPIWTLFMQRVLADAPISEFPMPSGITIETVDPRTGSGPMPGEAFMEVAVREKK